One genomic window of Vicia villosa cultivar HV-30 ecotype Madison, WI unplaced genomic scaffold, Vvil1.0 ctg.003356F_1_1, whole genome shotgun sequence includes the following:
- the LOC131640875 gene encoding uncharacterized protein LOC131640875: MDQLREDLIQMRTQVTAQMAQFMEVMQNMADRQEELRIRMDTVAQVVADPPQRNPADIRVNGEPVIGGPGVIPPAANQGNPRGPPQPTLEGQTTQQIRRAAAIPVLEEDRHEDLFPESEWGFPQDAGRMFRGLEERMRAMEGQGLGMDINDLGLVPGVRVPPKFKVPDFEKYKGNTCPKTHVRAYYRKMHVYSEDEGLLMHFFQDSLTGASLEWYMRLERTHIRSWRDLVDAFIKQYQYNVDMAPNRTQLQNLSQKANESFKEYAQKWRELAARVQPPMLEREMMDLFTNTLEGQYYSACSASSSFSELVMIGERIESGIKAGRIQNPSAASSSSGVGGKKPYNGFAKKREGETSAAYYGSGRNQAHQQVAAVTIPNAPFQHQQQGYQPRQYQQRPKLPERAFDPIPMTYAQVLPYLLDLNLVQLRTLATPAKLPANWDANARCEFHSGSPGHNIENCKALKHKVQDLLDSKAIEFTPTQGPNVVQNPMPPHGTHAANAIEVVEDTHLVKDVIELGSLLPLLKKELLRMRLYAGCGEFCPNCMVTSSVCDKVKDGIQ, translated from the coding sequence ATGGATCAGTTAAGGGAAGATCTTATCCAGATGAGAACTCAGGTTACTGCTCAGATGGCTCAGTTCATGGAAGTCATGCAAAACATGGCTGATCGCCAAGAAGAACTCAGAATCAGGATGGACACAGTTGCTCAGGTTGTCGCGGACCCCCCGCAAAGAAATCCTGCTGATATTCGTGTCAATGGTGAACCTGTGATCGGAGGACCTGGTGTAATTCCTCCTGCTGCTAATCAAGGTAATCCCCGTGGGCCTCCCCAGCCTACCCTTGAAGGACAGACCACACAACAAATCAGAAGGGCTGCTGCTATCCCCGTGTTGGAAGAGGACCGACACGAGGATTTGTTTCCTGAAAGTGAATGGGGATTCCCACAGGATGCTGGAAGGATGTTTAGAGgtctggaggaaaggatgagggcAATGGAAGGCCAAGGATTGGgtatggatatcaatgacttgggttTAGTTCCTGGCGTCCGTGTGCCACCGAAATTCAAGGtacccgacttcgagaaatacaagggGAACACTTGTCCTAAGACACATGTCCGAGCTTACTATCGCAAAATGCATGTATACTCTGAGGACGAAGGACTGTTGATGCACTTTTTCCAAGATAGCCTGactggggcatccttggaatggtATATGAGGTTGGAGAGAACTCACATCCGAAGTTGGAGAGACCTGGTTGATGCCTTCATAAAGCAGTATCAGTATAATGTTGACATGGCACCAAATCGCACTCAGTTACAGAATTTATCCCAGAAAGCTAATgagtccttcaaagaatatgcgcAGAAATGGCGCGAGCTGGCGGCTAGGGTCCAGCCACCCATGTTGGAAAGAGAAATGATGGACCTGTTCACCAACACTCTGGAGGGTCAATACTACTCCGCCTGCTCTGCATCCTCAAGTTTTTCCGAGTTGGTTATGATTGGTGAGCGAATTGAAAGTGGAATTAAGGCTGGTAGAATACAGAATCCAAGTGCTGCTAGTTCCTCCTCTGGGGTTGGTGGAAAGAAGCCATATAATGGGTTTGCTAAGAAAAGAGAAGGTGAAACGAGTGCTGCTTACTATGGTAGTGGCAGAAATCAGGCTCATCAACAAGTAGCCGCTGTGACTATCCCAAATGCTCCCTTCCAACATCAACAACAAGGGTATCAGCCGCGTCAGTACCAACAACGGCCGAAATTGCCAGAAAGAGCTTTTGATCCGATCCCAATGACATACGCACAAGTATTGCCATATCTCCTCGATTTGAACTTGGTCCAATTGAGGACTTTGGCCACTCCTGCTAAGTTGCCTGCCAATTGGGATGCCAATGCAAGATGTGAGTTCCACTCTGGGTCACCTGGACATAATATTGAAAACTGTAAAGCATTGAAGCATaaagtccaggatcttctcgaCTCTAAAGCCATCGAGTTTACTCCTACTCAAGGACCTAATGTTGTTCAGAATCCTATGCCTCCCCATGGAACCCATGCGGCAAATGCTATTGAGGTTGTTGAAGACACTCACCTGGTTAAGGATGTGATCGAATTGGGTTCATTGTTGCCATTATTGAAGAAGGAATTGTTGAGGATGAGACTATACGCTGGTTGTGGAGAATTCTGTCCTAATTGCATGGTCACTTCATCAGTTTGTGATAAGGTGAAAGATGGGATTCAATAG